In Lemur catta isolate mLemCat1 chromosome 1, mLemCat1.pri, whole genome shotgun sequence, one DNA window encodes the following:
- the COMMD3 gene encoding COMM domain-containing protein 3 → MELSEYVQKGFQMLADPGSFDSNAFTLLLRAAFQSLLDAQADEAVLDHPDLKHIDPVVLKHCHTAAATYILEAGKHRADKSTLSTYLEDCKFDRERIELFCTEYQNNKNSLESLLGSIGRSLPHITDVSWRLEYQIKTNQLHKMYRPAYLVTLNVENADPRTHPKISFSCNMEQLQDLVGKLKDASKSLERATQL, encoded by the exons ATGGAGCTCTCGGAGTATGTGCAGAAAGGCTTCCAGATGCTGGCCGATCCCGGCTCCTTCGACTCCAACGCTTTCACGCTTCTCCTCCGGGCGGCTTTCCAGAGCCTGCTGGACGCCCAGGCGGACGAGGCCGTGTTAG ATCACCCAGACTTGAAACATATCGACCCAGTGGTTTTAAAACATTGTCATACAGCAGCTGCAACTTACATACTGGAGGCAGGAAAGCACCGAGCTGACAAATCAACTCTGAG cacCTATCTAGAAGACTGTAAATTTGACAGAGAGCGAATAGAACTGTTTTGCACGGAATATCAG aATAATAAGAATTCCCTAGAAAGCCTACTGGGAAG TATAGGCAGATCTCTCCCTCATATAACTGATGTTTCCTGGCGGTTGGAATATCAGATAAAG ACCAATCAACTTCATAAGATGTACAGACCTGCATATTTGGTGACCTTAAATGTAGAG AATGCTGATCCCCGAACCCACCCAAAGATTAGTTTTAGTTGCAACATGGAACAATTACAG GACTTGGTGGGGAAACTTAAAGATGCTTCGAAAAGCCTGGAAAGAGCAACTCAGTTGTGA